Genomic segment of Desulfatiglans sp.:
ACAGGGCAGCCCCTGCTGTGGTTTCAGGTATTGGCGATGGTAAGGCGATAGTAGTCTTTGATGAGCCCCAGCTTGCCATAACACCGGGCCAGTCTGCTGTGTTTTATGTTGATGATGTTGTGCTTGGTGGTGGGGTGATAGAATAAAAAAAAGGTGCAGGGCTCAGGGCGCAGGGTTCAGGGTCTCTCCTTGTGCCTTGCGCCATGCGCCTTGTATCTGTTTCCAAATGCTGTTCACTGAGGCAATCTAATCACGTTCTATTACCAGGAGTTGATTCAGGGGTTGCACAATACCGGGCAGATCATTTTGAATCGTATCCCAGAGGATTTCTTCACTTACACCAAAATACTCATGAACGACGAAATTTCACATGGCCCGCATATCAGCCCACGGAATCTGGGGATGACAATGAGATATTTCTTCCGGTACCATGTTTGCCGCTTCACCTATTATTGTGAATCTACGAACTACCGCATCAATGGTCCGCCTGTCATTAGCAAAGTCAGTAAAAGGACATACCTTCTGTATAGTCATTAACAGCATCAATGGCTTCAAGGATGTCCTGAATCGTGAACTTCCAACACCTAGATGGCATAAACTGCCTCCTCCATGATGCTATTTTTCAGGCATTAGTCCTACCCCATATTTCAGTGGAGATAGTAAAAGGAAACAAGGAATCAGTAAAGCTGGAAACCGGCGAGTCAGGGCAATAATTGTTGAGATCTCATGGGGTGGTTAAGATACCAAAAGGAAAGCAAGCTGACTAGATGGTTTAATGAGAGATTTGCAAGTGGAGGAAAACGAATGAAGCGAATCGGGATAGTGGCGTTAGCGAGGAAGCTTCTAATTGATATATGGAGATATATTGAACATGGAGTAATACCTGAGGGAGCTGTTGTAGCTTAAGGGAGGCTCAATAATAAACAATAAAATGGAACAACTGATTTAAGCTGGTAGTTGGTGGAGGAGCCCGACGTGCCCCTTGGTATAAATAAATACCGTTTTCGTAGATGGGGCTCCTTCATCACCGGTTTAACAAAGCCAGAGGGCGTATGTAGTATTGGGTGATCGATTTATCGACACAGATAGAAGGTTGTTATAATCTCATAAGAGATTTATACATTAAAAGAACCGGGCCAACGAAGTAATAAAGTCAGTGTTTGAAAATTTAAGAGATACCGTTCACATGGCCTAAGGCTAGAGGTATGGTTAAAATTATTTTTAATACTAAATTGGCTTGACAAGTGGTCCCATAGAAGGGGCACGCCGCAGCGTGCCCGTGGTGGCATTGCGCCAGGTACGACTAAAGGGCACGGTGCGCCGTGCCCCTACAATCGTTTTGACACCTAATAGGATTTCGCAAACAATACCCTCTGCGTGCTCTTTTTACCGGTAAAAATACATGTTCCCTCTTCACCCGAAACATCAAAGGGTATATTCCTTATGGAAACGCCATACTCCTTTGCGATCTCCTCCTCAAGGGCCTTTTCGCCGCACCAGTGGGCATAAGCAAATCCGCCGTGGATCTCAGGCTGATCAGTGTTTTTAGGCGTAAAAAAGGATATAAAATCGTCTTTACTGTCTATCTTTACACTGTTTTCATCACGGTAAGACACCGCCTTATCAAGCATGCTTTTCTGAATATCCACAAGGGTCTCCGCTATCCTGTTCAGGAATTCTTCCCTGTCCATACCCTTTCTCTCTTTTCTATCCTGATCCCTTCTACCTGTATACACGCTGCCGCTTTCCACCTCTTTGGGGCCTATTTCAACTGTAACCGGCACACCCTTTTTTACCCATGACCATGCCTTTTCGCCTCCCTGCATATCCCTTTTATCCAGCTCTGCACGGATCGGTTCACCATCATAATATTTTGCCTTAATGGCCTTTAACAGGGCTTCGCAATACTCCATTACCTTCCCCCTGTTTTCATCCTTGTGCAGGACAGGCAATATAACCACGTGAAGAGGTGCAAGCCTCGGGGGGACAATCAGGCCGTTATCATCGCTATGGGTCATGATAAGCCCGCCTATGAGCCTTGTCGATACGCCCCATGAGGTTGTCCATGCATACTCTTCTTTGCCCTGTTCGGATAAAAATTTAATCTGGGATGACTTTGCAAAGTTCTGGCCCAGAAAATGGGAAGTGCCAGCCTGGAGTGCCTTCCTATCCTGCATCATTGCCTCTATGCTGTAGGTGGCAACCGCCCCGGGAAACCTCTCAGCCTCGCTCTTTTCTCCTTTTAAGGCAGGAATGGCCATGTAGTTATGGGCAAAGTCTTCATACACATCAAGCATCTTCATGGTCTCTATCCTGGCCTCTTCTGCTGTTGCATGGGCTGTGTGCCCCTCCTGCCATAAGAATTCAGCTGTTCGCAAAAATATCCTGGGCCTCATCTCCCACCTTACCACGTTTGCCCACTGGTTTATGAGTATGGGAAGGTCACGGTATGACTGCACCCATTTTGCATACATCTCACCTATTATGGTTTCTGATGTAGGTCTTATGATAAGCGGCTCTTCAAGCTCTCCAGCAGGTCTGAGTCTACCGTCAGGCCCTGCCTCAAGCCTGTGGTGGGTAACAACCGCGCACTCCTTTGCAAAACCCTCAACATGGTCTGCCTCCTTTTGGAGATAGCTTAATGGGATAAAGAGCGGGAAATAGGCGTTGACATGGCCTGTCTCTTTGAACATCCTGTCAAGGTGCTTCTGAATATTCTCCCATATGGTCCACCCCCAGGGCTTTATTACCATACACCCACGCACAGGGGAATTCTGCGCCATGTCTGCTGCCTTGATTACCTGCTGATACCATTCGGGATAGTTTTCCTCCCTGGTAGGCGTTATTGCTGTCTTCTGTCTGTTACCCATTATATGCTCCAAAAAATTAGTTTTTTAATATATCTGTTCTTAATCTGGTTGATTTGTTTGCCGGTTCAATATCCAGCAGCCTGAGCTGTACCCTTTCAGAACCGTTCCATCTGTTTATCTCAGGGGTATAGACCATGTTGACCAAGCTCCCCTGAATATTTACATGGGCGACTGCAAGGTTGAAGCCTATAACCTCATGAATTATATCTCCCTGTCTTACCCTGAGCTTGAGGTGATTCTCGCCAACAACCCTTGAATCAATAACCTCAATATTACCCGAATAGAATACCGGTTCAGGGTTACCCGAACCGAACGGTTCAAGGGTGCGTATATCATTTACACTATCTATTGTCAGTTGATTTAGCATGAGGCGGTCATCAACAATAATAGCCGGGACAAGGTCTTCATCTTTGATGGTTTTTACAGCAAGCTCTTCAAGTTCCTGTGCAAAGGTTTCAATATTATGGCTCTCAAGGGTGCAGCCGGCAGCATGGTAGTGTCCCCCGAATTTTTTAAGAAGATGCTTTAGAGTGGTCAAAGACTCATGTAGGTTGAAGCCGTCTATGCTTCTGCCTGAGCCGGAGGCTATGCCATTTTTTACAGTCAAAACGATCGTTGGCTTGTGGTACTTTTCAAGTATCTTTGATGCCACGATTCCAAGCACCCCCTTGTGCCACCCCTGCTTTGAAAAGAGGAGAGTCCTTTTTCCGTCTATATCCATGGAAGGGATAATGTTTGTCTCTATGTCCTCTACTATAGCGCCTTCTATCTTCTGACGTTCACTGTTCATGCTGTTCAGTTCCCTTGCGGTATTCAGTGCGATAGAGTAGTTGTCTGTAACTAGGGAGAGGATGGCGGCTTTGTTATCTCCTATGCGTCCGGGCGCGTTAAACCTTGGGGCAAGTTTGAATGCCATATCCGCTGCTGACATTTGCTGGTTTTCAAGACCGCATATCTTTTTCATCGCCTCTATGCCGAGCCATCTTGATGACCTGATGGCCTCTATCCCTGCTGTAACTATTATCCTGTTCTGCCCGGTAAGGGGCACCATATCGGCTATTGTCCCAAGTGCAACAAGGTCAAGGTAGTGCCTCAGATCAGGCTCTGATGCCTGCCTGAACCACCCCTTTTTCCTTATGCTTTGCCTTATGCCGACTGCCAGAAAAAAGGCAACCCCTACACCGGCAAGTGACCTGAATGAAAAGGTTGAATCGGCCCGGTTAGGGTTGATCACTGGGCACAAAGGTTCAAAATCATCAGGTATCTGATGGTGGTCTGTTACCACTACATCCATTCCCAGTGATTTTGCATATTCTATCTCCTTTTTATTGGATACACCGCAATCCACTGTAATAATAAGCCTGACATTTTCACCATGAAGCATCTCTATGGCCTTTGCGTTAAGGCTGTAACCCTCCTCAATACGGTCAGGGATATAGTAGAGCACTGGGATGCCAAGCTCAGTGAAAAAATTTACCAGCACCGCGGTGGCAGTAAGGCCGTCAGCATCATAGTCCCCGAATATGGCGATTTTAACCTGCCTTTCTATTGCAGAGATGATGAGGGCTGTGCCCTCTTCCATATCCTTTAAAAGCATCGGGTCAATAAGCCCAGATAATTTAGGGGAGAGAAATGAGTCGATTTCCTTGGCGTTGATTATACCGCGGTTTATTAAAAGCCTGGCCTTTACTGCTGAGATGCCTGTTTCACAGGATAGTTTCTGGCTGTTTTCAGAAGATGGCAGTAATCTCCATATCTTTTCTGTCATGTTAATCTTTTAAACTTTCAAGAAGTTTTTCCACCTTTTTGATATCGTCAGGTGTATCAACCTCAATGGAGTCATAACCCGTTTCAACCATCTTTATCCTGAAACCGTTTTCAATGGCCCTGAGAGGTTCAAGTTTTTCAGCGTTTTCAAACCGTGCTACCGGAAGCCTTTTGAACTCAAGGATAAAACCTTTTCTGTAGGCATAAAAGCCCAGGTGTTTGTAATAATCCTGATTAGCGCTTTTTTCACGGTAAAAGGGGATTGCACAGCGTGAAAAATATATGGCAAAACCATTGTTATCGGTAACAACCTTTACAATATTGCTGTTATCGATCTCGTTAGGGTCGGTTATCCTGTACATCACCGTGCCCATTGGTATTGTTTTATCATCAACAAGGGGTTTTACCATCTGTGAGATTATGGAAGAGCTGAACAGGGGCTGGTCTCCCTGGATGTTTACAACAATATCATCATCCTTGAGCCCCAGAATCTCCACAGCCTCGGCGATCCTGTCAGTGCCGGATGGATGCTCTTTTCCTGTCATGACCGCCTTACCACCAAACCCCTTTACGCAATCCATTATTCTTTCATCGTCTGTCACCACATAAACATCAGAGATATCAGGGCATTTAAGGGCACAGCCGCATGCATGCTGGATCATGGGTTTGCCGGCAATCATGGCCAGGGGTTTACCGGGAAACCTGCTTGAACTGTACCGTGATGGTATAAAGGCTATTATAGACATAAAAATCCAAAAAAATGAAAAAATAAGGTGCAGGGCTCAAGACGCAGGGCGCAGGGTATAGGATCTTTGTCTTTCCCGGCGCCCTGTGCCTTGAGCCAGTTTTCACTGGCCTCTAGCTGTTAAATTTCTAAAAAGTATAATCTTCCAATATATTTTTTTATTGTGCGGAATAGGTCGCACATGCATTGTCAGATTCCCAGGCAGTTACCCTGCTTATCCTGATCCGATTATCGTTTATTTTTTCTGACAGTTCATCATAGATATATTTTGCAATATTCTCTGATGAGGGGTTTATCTCTGTAAAACACTCGATCTCATTTAAAAATTTATGGTCAAGCATCTCAATGATTTCATTTGTATGCTCTTTCAGTATCTTGAAATCGACAAGCATGCCGCAGTCATCAAGCTTTTCACCCTTCACAAACACCTCTATCTTCCAGTTGTGCCCGTGAAGGAATTCGCATTTGCCATTATAGTTCCTCAACTGGTGGGCCGCACCGAATTGGGTAATTATCTTAAGTTCATACATGGGTAAACCTCTATATTTTTGTTACATACTAATACCACGCCTGACAGATTTATGATCAGGCACAGGGCTCAAGGCACAGGGTCTTTATGCCTAGGGTTCTGCGGGTTTGCCGCATTCACAGCACTTTCCGTCTATTATGATCCCGGTACATGCGCCGTCAGGGCAGAGTATCCTGTCATCCAAATCCAGGTTGTCATCATCCTCATCTGATATCCCGGCAGCCTCATCCTTGAGTTTATACCCGCAGTTGATACAGTAGATGCCTTCCTCCGGCGTTGATTCACCGCATCCGGGGCAAACAATGCCCTCTATCTCATGGTTGCATTCACGACATTTTATTATCATTTCAGACCCTTTATTAAGGTTAATTTTTATCCAAAAAGTATTGAATTAATAATATATTACAGCTCAATATGTCAATCCCTGATACAGTATCTGAAAAAATAATCATCGCTAATTCACATAAAAGTAATTCCGGTCAGCCAGCATTACTTTTATAGTTCTGCTAATAGATATTAATTCTTTCTTTTGCTTTCAACTACAGAGTTGGTTGAAATGGAAACATGTCCTGTTAGCACAGGTGTGACACACCAAATTTGGACTAAAAAGATATAAAAAGATAATGAGACTATCGGTAATGTGAATGATTATGTAAGGGAACTTAGAAAAGGAAGGTAAGAGTACATCCCAACCGATCTTAACTGCCAATGACAGGCATTATTCTATAATGAAAGAGATACAAATCAAGAAATTCCGGCATTGAAAATAAATCAATTCCCAGGCAGAGACTAATGTCTCTGACCCCGCCCAAAGAGCGGGGTCAAAAGACACAGGAATTATTTAGCCGGGACTATGAACCGCCGATAAAACTGTTAAAAGCTATGATCTCTTTGTCATTTTCATCTCCCTGTAAAAAGTTTTTATATTAAAGTTTACGCGCATACATGTAAGACGTGACTGCCGGTACAAGAATTATTAATGGCGCAAGTAGTCCTGGGAAAAATAAAATACTTTTTTGGTCAATGGGTAGAAAGATGGTGACAATCCCCAGCAAAGCAAGAACTGCTGACCATATTATAAGCTGCTTGCCGCCGTATTTGTTTATCCTGTACCAGTTTTCATCCGACTCGAATGATTTTTTAAACCTGATGCCATACCACCTGTTCATAGGCATTTCACCTCTGATCAGCGGGATACTGATCATGGCTATTACCAGTGCTATAAAAATATGGGATGCTCCTAACATTACACTTGTTGAAGTCATTATCTCCTCCGTATGGAAATTTACATCTTAAGGATACCTGTCAGATAACTAATGATTATCAGGGAGAGCGTCTGGCTGATAAAAAGACCCATTAGGGTTGGCACAACCCAATATCTATTTAGTTGATGTATGAAAAGGGAAATGATTATTTAGATCCACCCCTGGCAAAATAAATAATCATTCCCTAATACTGTCTCTTAGTAATTATCATCATACTAATCGTCTTCCAGAAGAAGCATCAGAACCCCGGGTAATACTTTAGGCTTGAAGACCGCTGTAAGTTTTCGCACCCTGTTTGCTGTGAAGGTATAGGTTTCTTCTGTGGAAACAATAAAGCTGCCCTGAAATCCATCCCAGGTTTCTATCCAGTGAGAAAAGGTGAACCCGGATTCTGGAGTAGCAGTAAGGGTTACACTTTCATTATGACTGTAAGTCCCTTCTCCTGTAATGGTCCCATGATTTGTGTTACGAGCGGAGGCGGCAATAAAATACTGGCTCTGCTCCTGACTGAAGTTAGCCTGTAGATTGACATCGGCTGTAGCTGAAAATGAATAGGAAGGACTGTTGGAGACAACCGTGCTTCCATTAGTCCAG
This window contains:
- a CDS encoding DUF86 domain-containing protein; this translates as MTIQKVCPFTDFANDRRTIDAVVRRFTIIGEAANMVPEEISHCHPQIPWADMRAM
- a CDS encoding IS110 family transposase, translating into MSPTPYFSGDSKRKQGISKAGNRRVRAIIVEISWGG
- a CDS encoding proline--tRNA ligase, producing the protein MGNRQKTAITPTREENYPEWYQQVIKAADMAQNSPVRGCMVIKPWGWTIWENIQKHLDRMFKETGHVNAYFPLFIPLSYLQKEADHVEGFAKECAVVTHHRLEAGPDGRLRPAGELEEPLIIRPTSETIIGEMYAKWVQSYRDLPILINQWANVVRWEMRPRIFLRTAEFLWQEGHTAHATAEEARIETMKMLDVYEDFAHNYMAIPALKGEKSEAERFPGAVATYSIEAMMQDRKALQAGTSHFLGQNFAKSSQIKFLSEQGKEEYAWTTSWGVSTRLIGGLIMTHSDDNGLIVPPRLAPLHVVILPVLHKDENRGKVMEYCEALLKAIKAKYYDGEPIRAELDKRDMQGGEKAWSWVKKGVPVTVEIGPKEVESGSVYTGRRDQDRKERKGMDREEFLNRIAETLVDIQKSMLDKAVSYRDENSVKIDSKDDFISFFTPKNTDQPEIHGGFAYAHWCGEKALEEEIAKEYGVSIRNIPFDVSGEEGTCIFTGKKSTQRVLFAKSY
- the recJ gene encoding single-stranded-DNA-specific exonuclease RecJ codes for the protein MTEKIWRLLPSSENSQKLSCETGISAVKARLLINRGIINAKEIDSFLSPKLSGLIDPMLLKDMEEGTALIISAIERQVKIAIFGDYDADGLTATAVLVNFFTELGIPVLYYIPDRIEEGYSLNAKAIEMLHGENVRLIITVDCGVSNKKEIEYAKSLGMDVVVTDHHQIPDDFEPLCPVINPNRADSTFSFRSLAGVGVAFFLAVGIRQSIRKKGWFRQASEPDLRHYLDLVALGTIADMVPLTGQNRIIVTAGIEAIRSSRWLGIEAMKKICGLENQQMSAADMAFKLAPRFNAPGRIGDNKAAILSLVTDNYSIALNTARELNSMNSERQKIEGAIVEDIETNIIPSMDIDGKRTLLFSKQGWHKGVLGIVASKILEKYHKPTIVLTVKNGIASGSGRSIDGFNLHESLTTLKHLLKKFGGHYHAAGCTLESHNIETFAQELEELAVKTIKDEDLVPAIIVDDRLMLNQLTIDSVNDIRTLEPFGSGNPEPVFYSGNIEVIDSRVVGENHLKLRVRQGDIIHEVIGFNLAVAHVNIQGSLVNMVYTPEINRWNGSERVQLRLLDIEPANKSTRLRTDILKN
- the kdsB gene encoding 3-deoxy-manno-octulosonate cytidylyltransferase, with the protein product MSIIAFIPSRYSSSRFPGKPLAMIAGKPMIQHACGCALKCPDISDVYVVTDDERIMDCVKGFGGKAVMTGKEHPSGTDRIAEAVEILGLKDDDIVVNIQGDQPLFSSSIISQMVKPLVDDKTIPMGTVMYRITDPNEIDNSNIVKVVTDNNGFAIYFSRCAIPFYREKSANQDYYKHLGFYAYRKGFILEFKRLPVARFENAEKLEPLRAIENGFRIKMVETGYDSIEVDTPDDIKKVEKLLESLKD
- the queD gene encoding 6-carboxytetrahydropterin synthase QueD — encoded protein: MYELKIITQFGAAHQLRNYNGKCEFLHGHNWKIEVFVKGEKLDDCGMLVDFKILKEHTNEIIEMLDHKFLNEIECFTEINPSSENIAKYIYDELSEKINDNRIRISRVTAWESDNACATYSAQ
- a CDS encoding SdpI family protein — protein: MTSTSVMLGASHIFIALVIAMISIPLIRGEMPMNRWYGIRFKKSFESDENWYRINKYGGKQLIIWSAVLALLGIVTIFLPIDQKSILFFPGLLAPLIILVPAVTSYMYARKL